GTACTTCAACACGTTTAGTACCTTGGTCAAATCCATAACAAACGAGTTTACGTACAATCAAGTCTCCGATGCCTTGACCACGGTGTGACTTTAATACTGCAATACGTCCAATAAGTAAATTGTCTGTCTGCTGAATAATTCTCCCTGTTCCAATGGGCGTTGTATTATCATATACAATCACATGAAAACACTTTGAATCTTCTATATCATGACTTATTTCCATCG
This sequence is a window from Vallitaleaceae bacterium 9-2. Protein-coding genes within it:
- a CDS encoding GNAT family N-acetyltransferase, producing MIVAQMVHGSKGLEIQYKIRDEVFTMEQNIPMEISHDIEDSKCFHVIVYDNTTPIGTGRIIQQTDNLLIGRIAVLKSHRGQGIGDLIVRKLVCYGFDQGTKRVEVHSQLHAVDFYKRIGFEQYGSVYKESGLDHVSMYITEEMFKKPCDS